The Gracilimonas sediminicola sequence AAAATCGAGCTGCAGGTAAACGATAGAAGTACCGATAATCAGTATCACTGATAAAGTAAACTGAAAAGTAACCAGAGCCTTTCGAAATATAGTGGTCTTTCTCCCACGGGTTGAATTTCCTTTAAGCACATCCACGGGTTCAAAAGAGGAAAGGTACAGAGCAGGATAAAGCCCCGCTATCAACCCAACAAAAGCAGTTAAAAGTATCAGGCCGGGAATGGTATAGATATTATCAAAAGGATTGAAGGTGATTGATTTAGCGGTTAGCTCGTTGAAGAAGGGCAAAGCTATAATCAGAATAATAATGCCAAGGATAATAGCGATGAGCGTAACCAGGAACGACTCTCCTATAAACTGATAGAATAATTGCTGTTTGTGTCCACCCAACACTTTTCTCATACCCACTTCACGGCTGCGCTCCATTGAGCGGGCAGTTGATAAATTCATGAAGTTGATGCAGGCAAAAATCAGAATGAAACCTGCAACGACGAGCAGAATGTAGATATAGGTAATTGAACTGTTCACCTCCATTTCCTGGTCACGATTAGAGGTAAGGTGAATGTCGGTTATGGGTTGAAGTTCAATATCGACAGATTCATCCTTTGGCCATCCGGAGTAAGCCCGGTAGTATTTGTCTTCCAGCGAGGCTAACTGGGAGTTCAGGGAGCCTGTATCAGCGCCATCTTTAACTAATATATAGGTCCAAATAGGGTTCCACAGCCAGCTTCGGTCGTAGCCCGGGCTGCTGGCATAGATTTCATTTAAGCTGGTAAAAGAAGCCACCAGGTCAATTTTCATATGAGATTGTTCCGGCCATGATTTCATCACACCTGTGACGGTCATATCCCGAATACCTTTGTAACTCAGGGATTGACCGATGGGGTTTTCATCTCCAAAATATTTTGAGGCAAGGTCTTCACTTATAACAAGAGAAAGGGGATTCTTAAGTGCTTCGGAAGGATTTCCCTGAATAAGTTCAGCCGAGAAAACATCGAAAAAAGTGGAATCCACAAAATAGAAATTGCTTTCGCGGAAAGAGACCTGATCTTCCCGGTTCAGGAAAGTGTGGTTTTCTTCCTGCATGTCAAAAAAGCGAACGGTTTTCTCAATATGGTCAGGAAATTCAGCATCCAAAACCGGGCCTAACCGAAATGGGGTGGTGGCTTGTTCCTCAACCCGATCTTCCGAAGTCATGGTTTGCACCACCCGGTAAATCCGGTCGGAGTTTGAATGGAATTTATCATAGCTCCATTCATTTAAAACATAAAGCACGATTAATAAACTGGTGGCTAAGCCGATAGCCAAACCCAAAATATTAATGAGTGAATAACCTTTCTTATTTAAAAGATTCCGTACAGAAATCTTGAGATAATTCCT is a genomic window containing:
- a CDS encoding ABC transporter permease, which produces MFRNYLKISVRNLLNKKGYSLINILGLAIGLATSLLIVLYVLNEWSYDKFHSNSDRIYRVVQTMTSEDRVEEQATTPFRLGPVLDAEFPDHIEKTVRFFDMQEENHTFLNREDQVSFRESNFYFVDSTFFDVFSAELIQGNPSEALKNPLSLVISEDLASKYFGDENPIGQSLSYKGIRDMTVTGVMKSWPEQSHMKIDLVASFTSLNEIYASSPGYDRSWLWNPIWTYILVKDGADTGSLNSQLASLEDKYYRAYSGWPKDESVDIELQPITDIHLTSNRDQEMEVNSSITYIYILLVVAGFILIFACINFMNLSTARSMERSREVGMRKVLGGHKQQLFYQFIGESFLVTLIAIILGIIILIIALPFFNELTAKSITFNPFDNIYTIPGLILLTAFVGLIAGLYPALYLSSFEPVDVLKGNSTRGRKTTIFRKALVTFQFTLSVILIIGTSIVYLQLDFIQEKDLGFDKNFVVMLPTNQNLIAWEFENFKEQSLNHAQIQSVTGLGKIPGSEHTEYYRYVPARNGEGQDALNLVLHVTHDVTETFDLEVIAGRSFSRDFSTDAEKAVLINRKMLSQLDVETPEEALGETIYHYPPSGEREVFTIIGVLEDFNYTSLKKEIEPLILRLVEGTRPILGYIEHTAVEIAPGDVTGALEHLEKTWKEVNPIDPFEYRFLDERLAEIYETETTMSSLSTSFSILCILIACLGLLGLASYSAQLRKQEIGIRKSLGASVADIVSLLSKDFLVLVGIANIIAWPVSYYLGSKWLENFTYRFDFTASLPLLFLGSGLLIVIIALGTVGYHSVKAALINPVNAIRSE